The following nucleotide sequence is from Phocoena sinus isolate mPhoSin1 chromosome 14, mPhoSin1.pri, whole genome shotgun sequence.
TATAGGATTTTAACCTGGGGATTATTATGGtgtaatttacatttcaaaaagatGATTAGGTAGGAAAAGAGAAGACCTGCTGGGACTGTAGTTAGTAGACCAGAGATGGAGAACAGCATTTGAATTTGGGCTTTATTATGGAGATGAACCCAAGAGGACCTGTCCACAGTTtggatgtggggagggagggagaggggaagaatcCCAGGTGTATGGGGATGTCTTTCAGAGGATGACTAGTTTGGAGTTTAACCTTAATGACCTCTGTTAAAGTCTCCCCCAGACCTTACAGGTTAGGCTTCTAGGCCTTGGTTTTGTCGTCAGTAAAACAGGTCGTGAAAATTGGACAACTAAAAGCAAAacgattactttttttttttaacaattactATTTTAAAGCTAATTTCACTCCCACAAAAAACCCCACGGGGCGGGTACTTTTAAGTTCTTTCACCGGCTGAGAGGtggagggacttgcccaaggcagAGGTATGATGGgtgagaagaatgaatgaaagagtaaaCATCTGAGTGAACCGACCTAAGGAACCCCGCCCGCTCTAAAGACCTTTCTGAGCCCCACTTCGCCTCAGGGACCTTGCCCAGCGGCCCCTCCCACACATGCGCACTAGGACCTCCGCTGCCCCCTCGCCCACACCCCCCCGGTCGGAGCATGCGCGGGTTGCTTGGCGCCAATTGCTGACCGCCGCGGCTAGCGCCAAGCTCGCGGTTCCCCGGGCAGCGCGCGTTCGCTCCCTCCTCGGCTCCAGGATGATTGGCCAGAAGACCCTCTACTCCTTCTTCTCCCCGAGCCCCTCCAGGAAGCGACGTGCCTGCAGCTCCGAGCCGGCCGAGCAGTGGAACGGCGTGGCGGCGGTAGCTGAGAGAGGGGATGAGGCGGTAAGGCGCGGCGGGGACCGCTCGTGGGGTCGGGGgtcagggggaagggagggtgaggAGGGCGAAGAGGGCGACGAGGGCGAGGAGGGCGGCGGACCCCGCGCGACCGAGGGGTTGCAGGAACATGGGGCTGACTGAGTAAACTGGGGCCTCCACGTGTTCAAAACAGCCGCCGTGGCGCCTCATCGGCGGCCATGCTGAGGGGTCAGCCAATGGAGGCGAACCTCGGGGCCCACGGCGCCAATCAGAGGCGAGGGGCCCGGCCCACCCTCCaatcagaggagggagggggtgggtccTGGAGGGGAGGGTTTTTGCCGCGAAAAGACCACGTGGGGACGCTAGTGGCGGGACCCGCGGGGCGGGGCCCTGGGTGCTGGGCCCCTTCTCCGCGAACCCCTAGCGAGGCGCTGCGGGCCTTGCTCACAGACCTTTTTCCTGCCCTGTTTTGGTACCAAACTCGAAATTTGGGGCAGCGGCCTGTTAGTGCCGGACTGGGATCAGCCCTGGGTTTCCAGAGTCCGGTTTTGTACGTACCTGCCGAGCGGGGCTGAAACCCCAAGAATGGGTGTCCTCTACCCTGGGCTGTTGGGTTGGGGACGGAAGCTGCGGGCTCCCGGGAGAGGTCCGCTGCAGCTCGTGACCCGTTTCTGCGGGGACCACTTGCAGGCCAGCCCCGCCAAGAAGATCCGGGCCGGGCAGGAGGAGCCCGGCACGCCGCCCTCGTCGCCACTGAGCCCCGAGCAGTTGGTCCGCATCCAGAGGAACAAAGCCGCCGCACTGCTCAGACTCGCAGCGCGCAATGTGCCTGTAGGTTTTGGTGAGAGTTGGAAGAAGCACCTCAGCGGGGAGTTCGGGAAACCATATTTTATTAAGGTAAAGTTGGAGACTGCGGGCACTTGTAAATATAGCAGGCTAAGCCCACGTTTATAGGATATTGCTTTCGTGAGCTCCTACTTTCCCTCCTTCAACATACAGCCATGATGTTTTGAATCTGCCcagtttaagatttttaaaagactatgaGGTGAtatcatagctttttttttttttttttttttcggtacgcgggcctctcgctgttgtggcctctgccatcgcggagcgcaggctcagcggccatggctcacgggcccagccgctccgcggcatgtgggatctttcaggatcggggcacgaacccgtgtcctctgcatcggcaggcggactctcaaccgctgcgccaccagggaagccctcatagcTTCTTTTAACCCGTTTGTTTAGTCTGCTCCCAAGGAAAGAGTGGCCTGGTAAAACCACAAACCCGACTGAATGAAACCTGCCCTTAAACAAAAGAGGGAGGGGTTAGCACCCGCAGGAAATCAAGGCTGTCAGGCCAATCAACTTTGACGCAGcccaaagaaaggagaagggaattaAAATGTCGGGAGGGGAACTGTTGATTTTTACGCAGAATTTGGATATAAAACTTGGCAAAGAGCTAGCTAAAAGCTCTTCCAGTAGCTTGCATTAGAAGCTTTCTTATTGAATTCTTATGCTTTCCAGTGAGAATCTGATTGTAAATCTAGTTTATCTTTACATTAGCTTATGGGATTTgttgcagaagaaagaaaacattacacTGTTTACCCACCCCCGCAGCAAGTCTTCACATGGACCCAAATGTGTGACATAAGAGATGTAAGTACAAGTTGTGGATGAATTTTACTAAAAGGGGAGTAGGACTCAAATGGTAGTTTTTAATTAGGGACACTGGAGTTAAGCCACTGTCCATAtttcagtaataaataaaatactgagatTGTGAGGTTTGGTGGGCCGTATTTTAGCCTGTACATACCCTGTTTAACTTTTACTGTGTGCCGTtcataaagcaaaaaaagaaaagtatgtaCGTAAACCGTGGGTCTGTATGCTCtcacttgtattttattttatccttaaaCCGACCCCATGCCCGTGAGAGGTAAAGTGTggtggtgaggaaactgaggcacgaagCAGTTAAGTCTTTTTCAAGTGGTTGTCTGGGGTCCCACCTTGACTTGCGTCTCAGTGTTCTTTCTGTCTGACCACACCATCCTTTACCGTTGATGCTTTCAAACTCTTGACTTGTGGCCTGAACACATCTCCTGTTAACAGATTCCTTTGCTTTGGTTCAGTGTATATACAATGGCTGCTCGCTGTCAGAAGCTTGTTTGTGGCTTCCCACGGTGCAAACTATGAAAGCTGAGGGTGAATACGGCCACCTCCTGCTTCCAGCCTCACCTCCACCTTCCATTCTCCTCCTTTGGAGCTGGACAGGGCGGTGACCCTCTCCTCACTTCTGTCTTTTGAAAACCAACTAGAGGCATCTCTGGCACCTCCCGGAAGGAGGCCTGTCCCCTACTATATTTGTGATGTGGGTTTCCTTTGTGATgtggggttttagtatctgcttGCATTGGAGGTGTTccatttttttgttctccttttgcCTTACTGATTTTGTAAGCTGAGGGTAGGAATCCCGTGATTTAATAAGCACCTGTTAAATCAAAGAGAAGTGAAATTGTTGAAGAAGCCATCGTGATAAGGCTGACACTCCTAATACTTAGCAGACTTCACAATTTTCATTTCAGAGCAAGCACTTCGAACGTACCTCCTTGtttatgaagttaaaaaaaaaccaagtcaTTAAATTCAGTACTAGTTTGCCCCTTGTTTGAAGTATGTCCTGTTTTGAGTACCAACGAGCAATATTGTAAAGAAAGACTAAGAAAAGTGCATGAGACTTCTGAGGATCAGATGGCCCGGTGGGGCTTCTTTGCCAATGAGCATGTGGAGGGTAGGGGATATTACCTGGCTCCTCTGAGATCCTTATCCGGGACCAGAACCAGAAAGCTTCCCCGCTCGGACAGGTTGCTTCATGTTGGGGAATATGCCAGGGGCAGTGTGAGTACCAACCGGAGGAATGGAGAGGCCCATGAAAGCTGCCTGATTGTGGGAACGTCTGAAGCTGGATTTTGAAGGATAAAGTGTATGTTGGCTACGGAAGGAGAGTCTTAAGAAGGAACACGGCAAAAGTGTGGGAATGAAGAGAGGTGGGTGGGCGGGCACCCGATCAAAAGGCCTAGTAGTATTTTCACACCACTGACGGTGACAGTGACCTCATTCTCCTCTGGTTCCATCCCTTAAGAGGACACAGgcagaccttgttttattgcGCTCCGCAGGTCCAGCGATTTTTACAAatcgaaggtttgtggcaacttttcattgtcagatgatggttagaattttttaagcaataaagtacTTTCTAATTAAGATACGTACTTTTTTTTGACATGcaattgcatacttaatagactaccaTATCGTGTATGCGCTAGGAGACCAAAAAGTTTATGTCACTTGTTTTATCGCGATGTTTGCTTAATGAGACAGTCTGGAGCTGAACCCACGGTGTCTCCGCGGCGTACCGGTCCAGGGGAGCAGGCTCCTTCATGTGCTGCTGCTGGGCAACTGGAGTTTCTTCAGCTCGTGGAAAAGCAATTTGGCATATGtcgatgaaaattttaaatacacttaaTACTGTGACCAGCAACTCCACTCTTCTGAATCTATTCCATAGAAATGAAAGCAGCAATATGTAAAGATACATGTAGTAGGATGTTTACTGCgttatttttttaagggaaaaaactgGGAAACCAGCTGACTGCCCAACAACTGAGCTCTGTTGACTTAAAGGAGGCCTACAGTGTATGATGTGAGAAACACAAAAATGTAGGGTGATGAGTACAATGGCCCTCATTATATATCAATAGGTGATTATAAATGGTTGGATCAGGACGGGGTAGGGATGACCAGGAGATCTTGATATATTTCTGGATGGACGTACTTGTGACAAGGGCgtatttccttttgtaatttgaAAAACGAAGGGGATGAAAGCAAAGTTGACCCCAGCTTGTTTCAGACACGTGGGTCAGAGAAGGGAGGAGGCACTGCAGCAGGTGACTGAGGGAAGGATAACTGGGTAATGCAGTGATGGTTTCAAGTCACCTGCTCCCTTCTGGGGGCTCTTAGTTGGGCCGGGAGTGGGGGCCTGCCCTTGTCCTCATAGTATAAGGAGTCCTTTGTATAAGTTATCAGCCAGCCAAGGTGTCCGTTCAGACTGTACTATAGTGTTTGATCCTCGCCATCTGGTGTTCACAGGTGAAGGTTGTCGTCCTGGGACAGGATCCATATCACGGACCCAATCAAGCTCATGGGCTCTGCTTTAGTGTTCAAAGGCCTGTGCCACCCCCGCCCAGGTACGCAGGCTTTACAGGTGGCTCAGCTCCAATTGTGATCACTTTCAAATTACAGGTGCACCTGTTTGTGGGACCGTCACTAGCCTTTGGAGCGGGATTTCTCAGTTTCTGCACTACTGACACGTGGGGCTGGGTCTTTGTGGTCGGGGGGCTGCCGTGTGCGtggtaagatgtttagcagcaccctTGGCCTCGAGATGCCAGCAgcacgccccacccccaccccatttgtgacaatgaaaaatgtcttcagacgTTTTCAGCAGTCCCTTGTGGGGCCACATCATGCCTGGCTAAGAACCCCTGCCTTGGAGGATTTTACATATCGTTTACAAATAATGAACATTAAAGGTATAAACTAAATCCATCACTTGGGAGTGGGGTGGTAACTCCTGGGCTAATTTGCTTAGGTTTTCCAAAGTTCTCTTCCTTAAACCCAAGCACTGACCGAAGTAAAGGCGTTTGGCAGGTGTGCCTGTCTAAAGGAAGGGCAGCGTTTCCCATGAATCAGTGCAGTGCGCCTGTTGTCCGCCCCAAGGGCTGGCTTTGCAGACTAACTCGCGTGTGTGCTGGAGGGTCCTGGACTTTCCGAATTGTGCTTAagattctgtttttttgtttgtttgtttttcttctggcttgctttcagtttggaaaacatttataaagaaCTGTCTACAGACATAGATGGTTTTGTTCATCCTGGTCATGGAGATTTATCCGGATGGGCCAGGCAAGGTAAACCAGCCACTGCTAGATGTGTTTTGGATGGATTTCAACTGTCTTTTCTGTCTAgcttgcttatattttaaaagatacccGTGAAGAACCAGAGAGCTCTAATAAAATGGCTAAGGTTATGTAAGTCAAAGAATGTATCTCACCACCCCCTGCTAtccagggagaggagatgggctggaggttgaatccaTTGCcagtggccagtgatttaatcaatcatgcttatgtaatgaagcctccataaagcCCCCAAAGGATGATacttggagagcttctgggttggtgcaCGCATGGAGATTGGAGAGAGGCAAGCTGAGAGAGGGCGTGGAAGCCACGTGCCCTTCCCTCTGTCTTGCCCTTTGCACCTCTTCACCCGACTTGACTGcatcctttaatatcctttgtaataaaccagtaatctaacCTAGTGGAAATAAATGTATCTCGCTTTGATCCTGCAGCCagtgtttttcatgttttaatcATAGCATGAAAGGGAAAAGTTGGTTCCTCGTCATTCATGTTTTACGTTGAACCACTCAACTTCGACCATTCAGAAGGTGGCCTCAAGTTTTCTCATTTTGACACACGGGTTATGTTGTGTGTGTTTAATACCTATCTGTGGGAcgtctttctcattttttaacaAACTATAATCGGGATAAGGAAAGAATATCTGCTCTTTCCTTGCAGTGAGATTTTTGTTTCAGTGAAACGTCTTGGCCTCCTTGTGTTACTTTCCAGGGTTATTTCATATCAGTTagggtattttttctttgttttttgtggtatgcgggcgtctcactgttgtggcctctcccgttacggagcacaggctccggacacgcaggctcagcggccatggctcacgggcccagccgctctgcggcacgtgggatcttcctggaccggggcacgaacccgtatcccctgcactggcaggcggactctcaaccactgcgccaccagggaagcccagggtatatttttttaaacaattctttcTGATGATGGATAATTGCACGGTCACTGTTGCAAACTCAGAAGTTCGGTCTTGAAAGTGCAGAGGTGAGAATGAATCTCACACAGAGGCACCAGCTGGTCACGTCCTAATGCTTTCTCCACCACCTGATTTCaggtggctgcaccagcttacatcTCGGGGTGGTTTCGTCATGCGTTGAGCCCATTATTGGGTGTTTAGGCCAACTCGTTTCAGCCtcccccttcttttctcttttaattttattgaagtatatagttgatttacaacgttaatttctgctgtacagcaaagtgattccattatacatatacatatactttttcatattctttttttttttttttttctttacgcgggcctctcactgctgtggcctctcccgttgcagagcacaggctccggacgcgcaggctcagcggccatggctcacgggcccagccgctccgcggcatgtgggatcttcccggaccggggcacgaacccgtgtcccctgcatcggcaggcggactctcaaccactgcgccaccagggaagccctcatattctttttaattacggtttatcaaaggatattgaagagttttctgtgctgtacatcctatatataatagtttgcatctcttaaccccaaacttccagtccatccctccctcatcccccccATGACAAGCACAGCTCTGTTCTCTGTTATCTGTGAGTCAGTTTGTTGCGTAGATATGTTCACTTGTGTcgaattttagattccacgtttCAGCCCCCCTTGAACCGCCTTCGCTGTGTGCTCGCAGGTGTTCTCCTGCTCAACGCCGTCCTCACCGTCCGGGCGCATCAGGCCAATTCTCATAAAGAGAGAGGTTGGGAGCAGTTCACCGATGCTGTTGTGTCCTGGCTCAATCAGAACTCGAACGGTCTTGTCTTCCTGCTCTGGGGCTCTTATGCTCAGAAGAAAGGCAGTGCCATTGATAGGgtatgttttgggtttgttttttttatttttttgttttttaaacaggtTAGAGAATTCTAGCAGTCCCTTTATGTGGTCCTAGAAAGTTCATGTCCTAAAATGAAGCTTATTTTCCCTTAAAACTGTGATAATTAGGATTAGGTTTCCCATCGAAAACTGAACagaattcagggacttccctggcggtccaggggttaagagtccgtgctcccaacgcaggggcacaggttctatccctggtcagggaactaagatcctgcatgccacacagcgcagccaaaaaaaaaaaaggaaagaaagaaaattgaacagAACTCAGACGAAATGATTAGTTGTGTATGAGGAGAGCAGCTGGCCAGCTTCTGCTTAGATGCAGTTGGTAACACTGGCATAAACTTGCTGCATACGCAGAAAGATAACACACGTCCCCAGGCATTCATGTAACAAACGATGCAGTAGATGATGAGCGAGGTAAGTCTCTTGCTTTCAACAAGTTTGAGGGTATATGGAAAACATGAAGAGTTCCACTTAATCGCAAATGTAACCTCCCCCCATGAAAACACCGTCAGCGATAATTATTAAACCTGGGCCCTGGTTGCTGGTCCCCGACATCAACCCAGCTCTTCAGTCTCTGCCCACCCCACCGCATCCTCCCCCGACCCACCTGCGTATACTTGGTTGCTGAGATTAAAAACCGGAAGTCATCCTTGAATGCCCTCCCTCATCCCCTTAAACCCCGTCCTAAAACCATCCTAATCCTTCCTCCTCTGTGCTGAGCACTGGCATTTCTCTCTGGGATGCCTGTGACCGGACTGGAGGAGATGCTGGTATGAAGGAGACTggcaaggggaggagggggcatggggctgggagggagggagacaggaaggaggaGTGTTTAGCTTGGGCTACTGGGAGGCACTGAATTGGGCAGTGAGGGTGGGGGAGAAATCATAGCATAAACACGTCATAAGTGAGGTAAAGGGATGAACCAAGGCGACATGGCAGTAGCTTATAGTGTATCAGATACGTGCAAACAGGTGTCAGGAGCAAGTCCAGCACTTTTCACACAGCATCTCTCCTGACCTCGACGCAggctgttgggggtgggagggatacgcTGACCCCGCTTTGTACTGGGGCTCAGGGAGGCGAGGTCACTTGCCCACTTGGGGTGAATGGAGCTTCGGACTCCGATCCAAGCAGCCAGCTCACCTGGGCGGGCCCGTGGGGAGGCCTGCCCAGCCCACGGGCAAGGGTGGCAGGGTTCCAAGCCAGCCATCAGCTTTAGAGACTTGACTCACATGTCAGTTATCTCCTCCATTTTCTCTTAAGTGGAGTTCTACCTTTATTTCATAATTGaggccttttttccttttttaaggtaGTAGATTCACATGGTTAGAAATTAAAGGATTTCAAGGCCTCCCCTCCCAGTCCCCATCCGTTCCGACTCTTCTTGGCCTCGGGTAGGCACTGGGCTTTACTGTCTGACATCTCCGgccagtgtctttttttttttttttttttttttgcggtacgtgggcctctcactgctgtggcctctcccgttgcggggcacaggctccggacgcgcaggctcggtggccatggctcacgggcccagccactccgtggcatgtgggatcttcccggacgggggcgtgaacccgtgtcccctgcatcggcaggcggactctcaaccactgtgccaccagggaagccccgtccagTGTCTTTATACACATGGATGCAAGCAGCAAGGGGGCGTGTAGGTCAGATGGAAGAGCTGCTTTCTCTATAAAGGTTCTCTGTGAATGAGCAGGATGTTTTGAGGTGTTTTTCTTTTCGTGAAGGGAATAGTAGGAATAAAACCTGGCATGAACGAACTAACTGCTAAGATCTGATTATCTCGGTAATgaagtgtgtgtgggtgtgatTTCCAGTCTGTGTCTTAGGGAGGTTTGTGGTCAGAAGCGCCCTTACTCAGTGTATCTGTAATCTTAATAATGGTTCAGTTTGAAAGTAAACAGTTGTTAAAGTAGCTTGACCATTAAAAaccagacttccctggcggtccagcggttgggactccgtgcttccattgcagagggcctgggttcgatccctggttggggaactaggatcctgcatgctgcatggcgcaaccaaaaaaaaaaaaaactggtagaTTGACCATTAAAAACCAAGTTGCACATCTGTAACCCGGGGTGTCTCCTGAGCACTAGACCTATATATTCAGCTGCTGCCTTACTAGGGACCTGGAAGCACATCAAATGCAACATTTTCCCATTCTCCTTTCCTCGTCCATCCCTCACTAAACTTGGGCCCCTGGATGCCCAAGGATAAAAAGGACCGCTGTCTACCCAGTTGCCCAACCAGAAATCGCATATCATTCTTgacccctccctttctttccccctctccttccccctctccgccCTTTGTATCTATCCCCACCTCCTGCAACCAGTCATAcatagactttcttctctcagccaCCCCACCACCTGCCCAACTTAGCCTCAGGTCAGCCCCATCTCATCTTGCCCAGAGCAGAGCGTACAGACGCCTTCTCCTTGGAAGTCCTCGACCTGGGCTCATGAGCTGGGGTCTGGGCATGGCCCCGGCCTGCCTGTCACCCTCTGTGAACTCAAGGCCCCCTGAACCACCTGGACTTCTCCCCGCCCCCTACTCCCTTGCCTGCCTTTGAACGTCCTGCTTCCTCTGTCCAGCATGTagaggtcttttccttccctggaGGCTGGCTGACTGGTCCTTTATAATGCACACAGCTCTCCTGTTCAGGGGCCTGCCCCATATGCTGTACCCTGTGCTGAGCACCCGGCCTGCATCCCTTCCCGGGATGCTCTGCGCGCACGACCCATCTTTTGTTCTTCATGGGATCTTCCTGAGCTGGCACTGCTGTTAACTTCCAGTCCACAGGTGAAAAGTGACCTGTGGCCTAGGGAGGGTCAGTGACTTCCCTGGGGCTGCGCCACTGCTGAGTGGCAGGGCCAGGGGTTCCATGCCCTGACCCACACTGGGCTGCCCGGCTTCACTGATGGCCCCTCCTCAACCCAGCCTTGAAGGCAGGGGTATCTTGAAAGACGATTATTtgttgggtgattttttttttttaatttttatttatatttggctgcgttgggtcttcattgctgcgtgcgggttttctctagttgtggcttgtgggctctagagtgcaggctcagtagttgtggcgctcgggtttagctgctccacggcatgtgggatcttcctggaccagggctcgaacctgtgtcccctgcattggcaggcagattcttaaccactgcaccaccagggaagccctgttgggtgatttttatttaaatac
It contains:
- the UNG gene encoding uracil-DNA glycosylase gives rise to the protein MIGQKTLYSFFSPSPSRKRRACSSEPAEQWNGVAAVAERGDEAASPAKKIRAGQEEPGTPPSSPLSPEQLVRIQRNKAAALLRLAARNVPVGFGESWKKHLSGEFGKPYFIKLMGFVAEERKHYTVYPPPQQVFTWTQMCDIRDVKVVVLGQDPYHGPNQAHGLCFSVQRPVPPPPSLENIYKELSTDIDGFVHPGHGDLSGWARQGVLLLNAVLTVRAHQANSHKERGWEQFTDAVVSWLNQNSNGLVFLLWGSYAQKKGSAIDRKRHHVLQTAHPSPFSVYRGFFGCRHFSKTNELLQKSGKEPINWKDL